Proteins found in one Aquibium microcysteis genomic segment:
- the addA gene encoding double-strand break repair helicase AddA yields the protein MKKPFFVPEETQRSQARASDPQTSAWVSANAGSGKTHVLSLRVVRLLLDGADPARILCLTYTKAAAANMATRVFRDLGRWATLDDETLSSEIAKIEGGRPSRAKRDLARRLFARALETPGGLKIQTIHAFCEAVLHRFPLEANIAGHFEMLDGQMEQALVAEARRDLLSGASEGRDAVLADAFASVLQAGGEAGLDALLSEIVGKRDRLRAFIDHVGGVSSGFAALFEEFGFSGDETEAAIARTAWPDAYFTAALARTLGERADAAGKAKAAEFAAELAAACGTPDPAAALIAARDLFLKKGKPDWEPKTVKQVLSKGVAEHFPAFADEHARACTALIDACDRLAAFRMLKATRAALTIADWLIARYERLKSARGFLDFNDLITRTVRLLSRADVGPWIQYKLDQGIDHILVDEAQDTSPDQWQVVARLAEEFFTGAGARDNAHRTIFAVGDEKQSIYSFQGAEPRAFGDHGHVFREKVEAAQASFARVRLTHSFRSTEDVLRAVDLVFSGDEARAGLTVDPEGIEHRAIRAGEPGVVELWDQIAPEAVEAPEDWTEPVDHASAPAVQLAETMARTIDGWLKAGEPLPGKGRLVRPGDVLVLVRKRDRFIHALARGLKNRGIPVAGADRLNLRAHIAVKDLIALGRFVLQPNDDLSLAALLKSPVFGRSEDDLYALAHARGRRSLWDVLEGRAATGDPLWRPVADALHRWRDEADGRPVFEFYAAILGRDGVRRAMIARLGHEAGEILDEFLGFCLAAEKAGPAGLESFLAALENAGPDIKREMDQTRDEVRIMTVHASKGLEAPLVFLVDNGSAPFSDTHLPRLLPIPSRKGLWPGDGFVWRSSSDVQNRLSRGIGRAIGEKAKEEYRRLLYVGMTRAEDRLIVCGYRGMREPQEGIWHRLVEAGFSRAAVEEVRHPQTGLRIRRFRITPDRPLAPAEDGAAVQPAPDALPPRLTERLARSRAFPRPLAPSGAGALIGEGEDIGPLSASPVLAAVSGTSFAAARGTAVHRLLQSLPDVTPADREAAAGRYLDRACNGWSAVEREALWQSVDAVLREPAFAPVFSPGSRAEVSVMGTLEVAGRPRAVSGKIDRLAVTGDAVLIVDYKTNRPPPRDLDAVPDTYVAQLALYQALLVPLYPGKRVEAALLFTEGPHLVVLPQTLLDAALVRLTAA from the coding sequence ATGAAGAAGCCGTTCTTCGTCCCCGAGGAAACGCAGCGCAGCCAGGCGCGGGCCTCCGACCCGCAGACGTCGGCCTGGGTGTCGGCCAATGCCGGTTCCGGCAAGACCCACGTCCTGTCGCTGCGCGTGGTGCGGCTGCTGCTGGACGGCGCCGACCCCGCCCGCATCCTCTGCCTCACCTACACCAAGGCCGCCGCCGCCAACATGGCCACCCGCGTCTTCCGCGACCTCGGCCGCTGGGCGACCCTCGACGACGAGACGCTGTCTTCCGAGATCGCGAAGATCGAGGGCGGCCGGCCCTCGCGTGCCAAGCGCGACCTCGCCCGCCGGCTCTTCGCCCGCGCGCTGGAAACGCCTGGCGGGCTGAAGATCCAGACCATCCACGCCTTCTGCGAGGCCGTGCTGCACCGCTTCCCCCTGGAGGCCAACATCGCCGGCCATTTCGAGATGCTCGACGGCCAGATGGAACAGGCGCTCGTCGCCGAGGCCCGACGGGACCTTCTCTCGGGCGCTTCGGAAGGGCGCGACGCGGTGCTCGCCGATGCCTTCGCCTCGGTGCTGCAGGCGGGTGGCGAGGCGGGACTGGACGCGCTCTTGTCGGAGATCGTCGGCAAGCGCGACCGGCTGCGCGCCTTCATCGACCATGTCGGCGGCGTCTCCTCCGGCTTCGCTGCACTCTTCGAGGAGTTCGGCTTTTCCGGCGACGAGACCGAGGCGGCGATCGCCCGGACGGCCTGGCCCGATGCCTATTTCACCGCGGCGCTGGCGCGGACCCTCGGCGAGCGCGCCGACGCGGCCGGCAAGGCGAAGGCGGCCGAGTTCGCAGCCGAACTGGCTGCCGCCTGCGGCACTCCCGACCCGGCCGCCGCCCTCATCGCCGCCCGCGACCTCTTCCTGAAGAAGGGCAAGCCCGACTGGGAGCCGAAAACGGTCAAGCAGGTGCTCTCGAAGGGCGTTGCCGAACACTTTCCCGCCTTTGCCGACGAGCATGCCCGCGCCTGCACGGCCCTCATCGACGCCTGCGACCGGCTCGCCGCCTTCCGCATGCTCAAGGCGACGCGTGCCGCGCTGACCATCGCCGACTGGCTGATCGCACGCTACGAGAGGCTGAAGAGCGCGCGCGGATTCCTCGACTTCAACGACCTGATCACCCGCACCGTGCGGCTCCTGTCGCGTGCGGATGTCGGGCCGTGGATCCAGTACAAGCTCGACCAGGGGATCGACCACATCCTGGTCGACGAGGCGCAGGACACCAGCCCCGACCAGTGGCAGGTCGTGGCGCGGCTGGCCGAGGAGTTCTTCACCGGTGCCGGCGCGCGTGACAATGCCCATCGCACCATCTTCGCCGTCGGCGACGAGAAGCAGTCGATCTACTCCTTCCAGGGCGCCGAGCCCCGGGCCTTCGGCGATCATGGCCATGTCTTCCGGGAGAAGGTCGAGGCGGCGCAGGCGAGTTTCGCCCGTGTGCGCCTCACCCATTCCTTCCGCTCGACCGAGGACGTGCTCAGGGCCGTCGACCTCGTCTTCTCCGGCGACGAGGCGCGCGCGGGGCTGACCGTCGATCCCGAGGGCATCGAGCACAGGGCGATCCGCGCGGGCGAGCCTGGGGTGGTCGAACTCTGGGACCAGATCGCACCGGAAGCCGTCGAGGCGCCCGAGGACTGGACCGAGCCGGTGGACCATGCCTCCGCACCCGCGGTCCAGCTGGCCGAGACCATGGCGCGCACCATCGACGGCTGGCTGAAGGCGGGCGAGCCTCTGCCCGGCAAGGGCCGGCTGGTGCGACCGGGCGACGTGCTGGTGCTGGTGCGCAAGCGCGACCGCTTCATCCACGCGCTCGCCCGCGGCCTCAAGAACCGGGGCATTCCGGTGGCGGGCGCCGACCGGCTCAACCTGCGCGCCCACATCGCGGTGAAGGACCTGATCGCGCTCGGCCGCTTCGTGCTGCAGCCCAATGACGACCTGTCGCTGGCCGCCCTGCTGAAGAGCCCGGTCTTCGGCCGGTCGGAGGACGACCTGTACGCGCTCGCCCATGCGCGTGGCCGCCGGTCGCTGTGGGACGTGCTGGAGGGCCGCGCCGCGACCGGCGATCCGCTCTGGCGGCCCGTGGCGGACGCTCTGCATCGATGGCGCGACGAGGCCGACGGCCGCCCGGTGTTCGAGTTCTACGCCGCCATCCTCGGCCGCGACGGCGTGCGCCGCGCGATGATCGCCCGGCTCGGCCACGAGGCCGGAGAAATCCTCGACGAGTTCCTCGGCTTCTGCCTCGCCGCCGAAAAGGCGGGCCCGGCCGGGCTCGAGTCTTTCCTGGCCGCGCTGGAAAACGCGGGGCCGGACATCAAGCGCGAGATGGACCAGACGCGCGACGAGGTGCGCATCATGACCGTGCATGCGTCGAAAGGACTTGAGGCGCCGCTGGTCTTCCTCGTCGACAATGGCAGCGCGCCCTTTTCCGACACGCACCTGCCGCGCCTCCTGCCGATCCCGTCGAGGAAGGGTCTGTGGCCCGGCGACGGCTTCGTCTGGCGGTCGTCCTCCGACGTCCAGAACCGCCTGTCGCGCGGCATCGGCCGGGCGATCGGCGAAAAGGCGAAGGAGGAGTACCGCCGCCTGCTCTACGTCGGCATGACGCGGGCGGAGGACAGGCTGATCGTCTGCGGCTATCGCGGCATGCGCGAGCCGCAGGAGGGCATCTGGCATCGCCTCGTCGAAGCGGGCTTCTCGAGGGCCGCGGTGGAAGAGGTCCGCCATCCGCAGACCGGCCTGCGCATCCGCCGCTTCCGCATCACGCCCGACCGGCCGCTGGCGCCGGCGGAAGACGGGGCGGCCGTTCAACCCGCGCCGGACGCCCTGCCGCCGCGCCTGACGGAACGGCTCGCGCGCTCCCGCGCCTTCCCGCGGCCGCTGGCGCCCTCCGGCGCCGGCGCGCTGATCGGCGAGGGCGAGGACATCGGCCCGCTCTCGGCCTCACCCGTGCTCGCCGCCGTCTCGGGCACCTCCTTCGCGGCGGCGCGCGGCACCGCCGTCCACCGGCTGCTACAGAGCCTGCCCGATGTGACGCCGGCCGATCGCGAGGCGGCTGCCGGCCGCTACCTCGACCGTGCGTGCAATGGCTGGAGCGCGGTCGAGCGCGAGGCGCTGTGGCAATCGGTCGACGCCGTGCTGCGTGAGCCCGCCTTCGCGCCGGTCTTTTCGCCGGGCTCGCGCGCCGAGGTCTCGGTCATGGGCACGCTGGAGGTGGCCGGGCGCCCGCGCGCGGTCTCCGGCAAGATCGACCGCCTTGCCGTCACCGGCGACGCGGTTCTGATCGTCGACTACAAGACCAACCGCCCGCCGCCGCGAGACCTCGATGCGGTGCCCGACACATATGTCGCCCAGCTCGCGCTCTACCAGGCGCTGCTCGTCCCGCTCTATCCTGGGAAGCGGGTTGAGGCGGCGCTGCTCTTCACCGAGGGGCCGCATCTCGTCGTGCTGCCGCAGACGCTGCTCGACGCCGCCCTTGTCCGACTCACGGCAGCGTGA
- the trxA gene encoding thioredoxin, with translation MSTVKADKNSFQAEVLDAAEPVVVDFWAEWCGPCKMIAPSLEEISNEMAGKVKIAKVNIDENPEIAAQYGIRSIPTLMLFKGGQVADMKVGASPKTALSAWIGGNV, from the coding sequence ATGTCCACCGTCAAAGCCGACAAGAACAGCTTCCAGGCCGAAGTGCTCGACGCAGCCGAGCCGGTGGTCGTCGATTTCTGGGCCGAGTGGTGCGGCCCCTGCAAGATGATCGCCCCGTCGCTCGAGGAGATTTCCAACGAGATGGCCGGCAAGGTGAAGATCGCCAAGGTCAACATCGACGAGAACCCCGAGATCGCCGCCCAGTACGGCATCCGCTCCATCCCGACGCTGATGCTGTTCAAGGGCGGTCAGGTCGCCGACATGAAGGTCGGCGCCTCGCCCAAAACCGCGCTCTCGGCCTGGATCGGCGGCAACGTCTGA
- a CDS encoding M48 family metallopeptidase — protein MLPGFLKRPVRLPPPPAEPEERTHVVAGRELPLRVVENARAKRLTLRIDVGGRGLRVTVPPGLPEREVDRFLDRHHGWLEEKLGKLPDRPQLRPGAKLPLRGVPHLIVHEPSARGSVSVDTVDGMPALIVHGDRAHLPRRLADFLKREAKRDIEPLVAKHTAAVGRKAKAVRFKDTTSRWGSCSSDGNLSFSWRIMMAPPVVIDYLVAHEVAHLKEMNHGPKFWKLCRTLNPRTDEAKAWLKRNGAALHAIGF, from the coding sequence ATGCTGCCCGGTTTCCTCAAGCGACCCGTCCGCCTTCCGCCGCCGCCCGCCGAGCCGGAGGAGCGGACGCATGTCGTCGCCGGACGCGAACTGCCGCTGCGCGTCGTCGAGAACGCCCGGGCGAAGCGGCTGACGCTCCGGATCGACGTCGGGGGACGCGGCCTGCGGGTCACCGTGCCGCCGGGCCTGCCGGAGCGCGAGGTCGACCGCTTCCTCGACCGGCACCACGGCTGGCTGGAGGAGAAGCTCGGCAAGCTGCCCGACCGGCCGCAGCTGCGCCCCGGCGCGAAGCTGCCGCTGCGCGGCGTGCCGCACCTGATCGTGCACGAGCCTTCGGCGCGCGGCAGCGTCTCGGTCGACACGGTCGACGGGATGCCGGCGCTGATCGTCCATGGCGACCGCGCCCATCTGCCGCGCCGCCTCGCCGACTTCCTCAAGCGAGAGGCGAAACGCGACATCGAGCCGCTGGTGGCGAAGCATACGGCCGCCGTCGGCCGCAAGGCCAAGGCCGTTCGCTTCAAGGACACCACCAGCCGCTGGGGCTCGTGTTCGTCCGACGGCAACCTCTCCTTCTCCTGGCGCATCATGATGGCCCCGCCGGTGGTGATCGACTACCTCGTCGCCCACGAGGTGGCGCATCTGAAGGAGATGAACCACGGGCCGAAATTCTGGAAGCTCTGCCGCACGCTCAACCCCCGCACCGACGAGGCCAAGGCCTGGCTCAAGCGCAACGGCGCGGCGCTGCACGCGATCGGGTTCTGA